The window AAGGGATAGTGAAGGAACTTAACGGATTCGTATCCATCCACGCCCGTCAGCCGGATTGGGTTTCCATTCTGGAGGTATTTGCCAGCTGGCTGGATGCCTTTTGCAAAAACAATCCTCAATATGTCTGCACGATCAACGACATGACCTGCGAGCCCCCGGACGCGGATCAAGACAGCGATCTCCTATGGGCCGACCCCTTCCTGCTGCGCCTGATCCTGTCTGAACTCGTGGCAAACACCCTTGATTTTGCCTCCCATAACCTGCATCCGATTGCGACCATCTCCACCCACAAGAACGCCAAGACCCTCAGGGTGACATACGAAGACAACAGCTGCGGCATAGCCGAGCACATTCTCCCCTACATTTTCGACCCGTTCTTCACCACCAAGTCCTCGGGGGTGGGCATGGGGCTTTGCAAGGTTCGGCGTGCCATGATGGTCATGGGGGGCACGGCACGCGTCTGGCCTTCGGTGTGTCCCACCAAGGGCGGAGTATGTGTGCATCTGGATTTCCCTGTATCGCAGCCTCCAAACCCGCGCATGAAGCCGGCATGACAGGCTTATTCCGAAAACGGGAGACCAATGCGACACCCGTGACAGACAAAATCACATGTTCCAATCCGTTACCGGAACCGACTTAGCTTACTCTAACAACGACTATACAAAAGAATCCCTCCATCAAGCGATGGAGGGATTCTTTCTTGCCTGCAGAAAACAGCCTCTGCTTACCGTTTCGGCCAGCCAATTTACACAGTTATGCCTTATGCTCAGATCACATCACCTGCCGCCCAGTTCCGCTTCAACTCCCCATAAGGGCCTCAAACCCTGCGGTGATATCAAGCAATTCACCGGTAATTGCGGACTGGCGGGCATCGCGGAATGCCGCGTGCAATTCGTCCAGCATCTCCATGATGTTCTTTTCGGCCGCCTGCATGGAAGAGAGCCGTGCGGCGTTTTCCGCTGCCAGTGACCGGGCAACGGCTCCGTACAAGGATACGAAAAGATGCTGCTCGAACAGTCCCGCGAACAGCACGGGGGCAGACGCTCCACGTTGCGGCAGGCATCGTCCGGGCCATTTGCGGTCAAGCACACGCTGTCCCCATTCCCTGTCCAGAGGCAGGACGCGTTCATGACACACGGCATATCCCTGCCCGCCTGCAGGGGCATTGAACACCACGTGCAGCCTATGCGCGCTACTCTCGGGCACATGCTCGGCCATATGCTGCACTATGCCCCCGACCACGGCATTCACTCCGGACAAGGTGCCGGGCAGGGGAAATGTCTGAGCGGGGGGAAAACCTGCATCCTCCAGCCCCAACCGGATCCGCTCCCCCACTCCCCACAGGACGACGGAAAGCCCCGAATCACGCAACAGCCTGCCCTCTTCCAATGTCCTTTCCAGCACAACCTCATTGAACTGCCCGCACATGCCCTGATCAGACCCCACGGCCAGCACCACGGCAGTGCCGGACACCGGAAAACGCTGAGAAGCCCCCTGCCCACGCAAAAACACATGCCAGCCCATCTCCACCACCGCAGCGTATTCTTCCAACGATCGCGCAGCCTGCTCGAAATGACGTATATTCACAGCCGCCAGACTCTTCATGGTCTTCACCACTCCGAGCAGTTCCGTCGCCGTATGAATGCGCTTGGAGAGAGCTTGCAATCCCTGCATGGTCACTTCTCCATGGCCGCCAGAGCCGCTGCAAACGCCCCAATTGCCTGTTGCCAGACTGGGTCCTGCTTGCCCTGCGCCCGTGCCAGACGCTCCACATCGCCAAACGTATCCGCTGCGGCCTTGATGACCACGGCCTGCGCATCGCCCATCCTTTCCACAGGCAAGGCGTCGAACAATCCTTCCGCAACGGCCAGTAGCACGGCAACCTGTTCACCCGGCGTCAGCGGCGAGAACCTGTCCTGCTTGAGAATCTCACGCACCCTGCGCCCGTGCTCCAGCTTAGTTCTGGTGTCCTCATCCAGTCGGGTACCGAAACGTGCAAAGGCTTCCAGTTCCTGAAACTGCGAATAGGTAAGACGCAATTCCCCGGCGACCTTGGCATATCCCGGCAATTGCGCCCGTCCGCCCACGCGGGAAACGGACTTGCCCACATCCACGGCCGGAAGAATGGCCTTATGGAACAAATCTGGATTGAGATATATCTGGCCGTCCGTAATGGAAATAAGGTTAGTTGGAATATAGGCCGAGAGGTTCTGAGCCTCAGTCTCGATAATGGGCAGCGCGGTGAGCGTGCCGCCTCCGTGCTCCGCCTTGAGGCGCGTGGAACGTTCAAGCAGCCGCGAATGGATGTAGAAAATATCGCCGGGAAACGCCTCGCGCCCGGGGGGACGGCGCAACAGCAACGACAATTGGCGGTATGCCTGCGCATGACGGGTAAGATCGTCATAGACCACGAGCACATCCCGCCCCTGCCGCATGAAATATTCCCCCATGGCTGTTGCCGAATAAGGGGCTATATACTGCATTCCAGGTGAATCGCCGCCTTCCACCACCACGGCAAACGAATAGGCCATGGCCCCGCGACGCTCCATTTCCGCAAGAGTGCGGGCCACACTGGAACTGCGCTGGCTGATGGCGCAGTAGATGCACACCACGTCTCCCTGTGGCTGATTGCATATCAAATCCAGCGCAATGGCCGTTTTGCCGGTCTGACGGTCGCCCAGGATCAGCTCGCGCTGCCCCCGCCCGATGGGAATGAGCGTATCAAGCACCTTCAAACCGGTCTGCAAAGGGGCATTCACGGGCGCACGATGCAGAATCGGCGGTGCTTCGCGTTCCACGGGCAGGCGCTCGGTGCAGGAAACAGGGCCCCGGCCATCCAGCGGCCTGCCGAGCGGGTCCACCACTCTCCCGATGAGCGCTTCTCCCACCGGAATATCGAGAACGCTCCCCGTACGCTCCACTTCATCACCAGCCATCAGGGTGTCCCCGGTGCCGAGCAACGCGATGCCCACCTTGTCCGGCAGAATATCCAGCACCAGACCGGGAACACCGGAACCGAGCATGAGAAGCTCTTCTGACCGGACGGAACCAAGTCCTTCGGCCTGAACAACGCCCTGAACCACGGAAATGATGCGGCCCACTTCCTGCGGCCCGAGCTCGGGGCTGTAACCGGCAATCCCCTCGGCTACCGCATCAAGCGCCTCGTTGATGGTCTTTTCAAGAAACTCACCGCTCATCACAGAGTCTCCATTCTGGCTACCGCCCAGTGTCCGCGCCACTCAGCACCGACAGTATCTCGTCTTCAACACCTTCAAGATAGGCCTTCAGAGACCATTCCCACTTCCGGTCATGAACCAGCAACGCCAGACCAAAGCCCAATTCCGGTTCGAGACGAATCTCTGGTTCGCCGCAATCGGGAAAACGCCTGACCACGGCATCACAAAGCTCAGCCTGCGCCGAATCGCTCAAGGAAAAGCCGAGGCGTATCACAGGAGAATACACGGCAGCCATGTCCTGCTCCGCGCCATCATCCGAGCCGCTGTCCCCTTCGGGCATGTCCGCTTCCGGCATCCCCACCTCAGCACCTGAAACCGGGGCCTCAATGTATCCGGAGCCTTCCGCACCGGCGGGCGGCTCGTTCAAGAAATCCCCCTCCGGGCTGCCAGAGGATGGCGGAGGACATACATCCCCTTCATAGACCTCCAACCTTCGCACAAAGCTTGCGATCAGCCGTTCCTCCAGCCCTTCGTCCGCAAGATCGCGAAGCACCTTTCCGGAAAGTGAGACAACCTCCTCCGCGATGCCCTGACGCACGCGTCCGGCCATGGTCCGACGCTCACGCTCCACAGCCTGCAGCCATGTCGCGCGCTCCCCCGCTACAGCATTCCGGGCCTCTTCCAACGCGCCCTCCAGCCATGCGTCAGCCTTATCCCGCGCCTCGGCCATAATAGCCTCACCGGCCTGCTCAAGCTCATCCCGTTGCTGACGCATGGCTCCCGCGTGCTCCTGCGCTTCCTGCCGTGCATCATGCGCTTTGCGCACTTCGTCAGCGACCCGCTTCTGCCGCTCGTCCATGGCCTGCATGATCGGGCCATACAGAAAGCGTTTCAGCAGAAAAACGAGGATCAGGAAGTTAACGGCCTGAACCGCCACGGTGAACCAATCCACCAGCATTCGCGTTCCTCCGACCAAGACTTCTTTTGCGTCCGCAACCATTGAGACCGTTGCGACGCGACAGGAAACGTGCAGAGCACACATACGGAACATGACGCTCAACGCAGGTTGCCGACAAGTCCGGAACCAACGGCCCTGTTACGCCGCTTGGCATCATCAAGGGACACATACAGTCAGCAACACGCCAATCAATCAGGCATCAACCAACAGGGCCGACGTTCTTTCCTTCCTAGCCGCCCGCCTTTTCCAGAAAGTATGCCCAAAACGGGTTGGCGAAGAGCAGAATCATGGACAGGACCAAACAATAGATGCCCGTCGATTCCACCATGGCCATGCCCACGAACAAGAACTTGATGATGGTGTTGGTTTCATCCGGCTGCTGAGCGATGGAACTCAACGCCCGCGACAACGCAATGCCCTCGCCGATGGCAGATCCGATGGCGCCCAGCCCCATACAGATGCCCGCTGCGAGAACCGATCCCACAGCAATCCAGCCCATTGTGTCCATGGTCACTCCTTCTGTTTCCGTTTGGCGGTTTCAGTATGCGCCTCCATACCGGAAGCGATGAACACAGCCGCAAGCATTGTAAAAATATAGGCCTGCACCACACCGATAAGCAGCCCTACCAGCTGCATGACAACCGGCACGAACAAGGGCGCGAGCAGCAGGAGAATGGCCCCCATCATGCTGCCGCTCATGATGTTGCCGAAGAGGCGCAGGGCAAGCGCCACAGTGCGGGACAACTCCCCGAAAATATTGAAAGGCAGCAGGAAGGGAGTCGGCTGGAGATACCCCGCCAGATAATTCTTCAGCCCATGTTCCCGAATACCGTAATACGGCACGGCAAAGAATACGCACAACGCAAGGGCCGTGGTGGTGGACAAAGACCCCGTGGGGGGCTTGAATCCCGGCACAAACGTAAGGATGTTGCTTACGAGAATAAAGATGAACAGGGTTCCCAGAAATGGGAGAAAACGTGCGGGGTTCTGCCTTGTAGCATCTTCTATCTGGTTCAGCAGGTTGCCCACCAGCACTTCAAGCAGGTTCTGACAAAAGTCGAAATCCGTCGAACTGGTCAACCGCCTGACCACCGACCATGAGAAAAGCACGATGAGGAGCATCACCCCCCACGTATAAAGAATGGTGGCGTTAAGAACAGCCAAGCCCCATCTGGTGTATTCGATACTGTCAGGGCTGATCTCCATATACTCCCCGCTTCGTCAGGAATTGATGCCGCACAGCCTGGGCAGCATGACCATCCTGATGCCGTAGAAGCCGATACAGGCTGCAGCAATGGCAGGTCCGCTGCCAATAAGCGACGACATGCCGCCAAGCGTCACGAAATACCGCACCAGAAAACACAACCAGAACCACAAACGCGGACGCGAAATGCGCGGCACATACCGCAGCGAAACCCAAAGCGCTCCGAAATGACAAACGGCAAGCGCGCTCCCCACAACAAGCCCCATGAGGAAGGCGCTACTCCAGTGTCCGCCAAGAGCTGCCGCTGTTTCAACCATCGTCGTTC is drawn from Desulfovibrio mangrovi and contains these coding sequences:
- a CDS encoding F0F1 ATP synthase subunit C, whose product is MDTMGWIAVGSVLAAGICMGLGAIGSAIGEGIALSRALSSIAQQPDETNTIIKFLFVGMAMVESTGIYCLVLSMILLFANPFWAYFLEKAGG
- a CDS encoding F0F1 ATP synthase subunit A is translated as MEISPDSIEYTRWGLAVLNATILYTWGVMLLIVLFSWSVVRRLTSSTDFDFCQNLLEVLVGNLLNQIEDATRQNPARFLPFLGTLFIFILVSNILTFVPGFKPPTGSLSTTTALALCVFFAVPYYGIREHGLKNYLAGYLQPTPFLLPFNIFGELSRTVALALRLFGNIMSGSMMGAILLLLAPLFVPVVMQLVGLLIGVVQAYIFTMLAAVFIASGMEAHTETAKRKQKE
- a CDS encoding ATP synthase subunit I; protein product: MVETAAALGGHWSSAFLMGLVVGSALAVCHFGALWVSLRYVPRISRPRLWFWLCFLVRYFVTLGGMSSLIGSGPAIAAACIGFYGIRMVMLPRLCGINS
- a CDS encoding F0F1 ATP synthase subunit alpha; the protein is MSGEFLEKTINEALDAVAEGIAGYSPELGPQEVGRIISVVQGVVQAEGLGSVRSEELLMLGSGVPGLVLDILPDKVGIALLGTGDTLMAGDEVERTGSVLDIPVGEALIGRVVDPLGRPLDGRGPVSCTERLPVEREAPPILHRAPVNAPLQTGLKVLDTLIPIGRGQRELILGDRQTGKTAIALDLICNQPQGDVVCIYCAISQRSSSVARTLAEMERRGAMAYSFAVVVEGGDSPGMQYIAPYSATAMGEYFMRQGRDVLVVYDDLTRHAQAYRQLSLLLRRPPGREAFPGDIFYIHSRLLERSTRLKAEHGGGTLTALPIIETEAQNLSAYIPTNLISITDGQIYLNPDLFHKAILPAVDVGKSVSRVGGRAQLPGYAKVAGELRLTYSQFQELEAFARFGTRLDEDTRTKLEHGRRVREILKQDRFSPLTPGEQVAVLLAVAEGLFDALPVERMGDAQAVVIKAAADTFGDVERLARAQGKQDPVWQQAIGAFAAALAAMEK
- the atpF gene encoding F0F1 ATP synthase subunit B codes for the protein MLVDWFTVAVQAVNFLILVFLLKRFLYGPIMQAMDERQKRVADEVRKAHDARQEAQEHAGAMRQQRDELEQAGEAIMAEARDKADAWLEGALEEARNAVAGERATWLQAVERERRTMAGRVRQGIAEEVVSLSGKVLRDLADEGLEERLIASFVRRLEVYEGDVCPPPSSGSPEGDFLNEPPAGAEGSGYIEAPVSGAEVGMPEADMPEGDSGSDDGAEQDMAAVYSPVIRLGFSLSDSAQAELCDAVVRRFPDCGEPEIRLEPELGFGLALLVHDRKWEWSLKAYLEGVEDEILSVLSGADTGR
- a CDS encoding F0F1 ATP synthase subunit gamma — translated: MQGLQALSKRIHTATELLGVVKTMKSLAAVNIRHFEQAARSLEEYAAVVEMGWHVFLRGQGASQRFPVSGTAVVLAVGSDQGMCGQFNEVVLERTLEEGRLLRDSGLSVVLWGVGERIRLGLEDAGFPPAQTFPLPGTLSGVNAVVGGIVQHMAEHVPESSAHRLHVVFNAPAGGQGYAVCHERVLPLDREWGQRVLDRKWPGRCLPQRGASAPVLFAGLFEQHLFVSLYGAVARSLAAENAARLSSMQAAEKNIMEMLDELHAAFRDARQSAITGELLDITAGFEALMGS